In one Flavobacteriales bacterium genomic region, the following are encoded:
- a CDS encoding DUF2795 domain-containing protein has protein sequence MYWTLELASYLEDAPWPATKEELIDFAMRTGAPLEVVENLQAIEDEEEVFESIEDIWPDYPSKEDFFFNEDEY, from the coding sequence ATGTACTGGACCCTCGAACTCGCCTCCTACCTGGAGGATGCGCCCTGGCCGGCCACCAAGGAGGAGCTCATCGATTTCGCCATGCGCACCGGTGCCCCGCTCGAGGTGGTGGAGAACCTGCAGGCCATCGAGGACGAGGAAGAGGTCTTCGAGAGCATCGAGGACATCTGGCCGGACTACCCCTCGAAGGAGGACTTCTTCTTCAACGAGGACGAGTACTGA
- a CDS encoding cob(I)yrinic acid a,c-diamide adenosyltransferase, which yields MKIYTRTGDKGDTGLLGGVRVSKDDPRIEAYGTVDELNSHAGMLRDLAGPSHAEPLLTIQRTLFTIGSHLASRSAEERERFKVPAIAEADIAALEQGMDAMDRELEPMRSFILPGGHPAVSQAHICRTVCRRAERRVVQLAAGAAVDPVIVRYLNRLSDYFFVLARLLGKAHGVPDTPWHPHR from the coding sequence ATGAAGATCTACACCAGAACCGGCGACAAGGGCGATACCGGGCTCCTCGGCGGCGTGCGCGTCTCCAAGGACGACCCGCGCATCGAGGCCTATGGCACCGTGGATGAATTGAACAGCCACGCGGGCATGCTGCGCGACCTGGCCGGTCCGTCCCATGCCGAACCGCTCCTCACCATCCAGCGCACGCTCTTCACCATCGGCAGCCACCTGGCCAGCCGGAGCGCAGAGGAACGCGAGCGATTCAAGGTCCCAGCCATCGCGGAAGCGGACATCGCCGCGCTCGAGCAGGGCATGGATGCCATGGACCGTGAGCTGGAACCCATGCGGAGCTTCATCCTGCCAGGGGGCCACCCGGCGGTGAGCCAGGCCCACATCTGCCGCACCGTGTGCCGCCGTGCCGAGCGCCGCGTGGTACAGCTCGCTGCGGGCGCCGCGGTCGACCCGGTCATCGTGCGCTACCTCAACCGCCTCTCCGACTACTTCTTCGTGCTGGCCCGGCTGCTCGGCAAGGCCCACGGCGTACCGGACACCCCGTGGCACCCTCACCGCTGA